The genomic region CCCGCATCACCGCGACGCGCCGGACCCGGCTCGCAGTAGGGGCCGCACGTTCGGGGCGCGGATTGGAACGGCGGGCTCCGTCGGGCGTGGATAAAAAATTCCGCTATAATGGGCAACGGATTGCACCATCCCACGTAGATTAAGGCGCGCGAAAACGATATGAGACTCTACACCGAGTTCCGCCTGCGCGAGGACCGCCTGCGCCTCCTGGGCCATTACGACGGCGAAAAGCCCAACCGGGGCGATTGCTACCGCGTGGTGGTGGACGGCCGGGAACGATTCGCCGAGGTGACCCGCACCGGGGTGCCCCTGGTGGAAAAATCGGAGTACCACCTTCCGTGCCGGGTGATCGGTCCCATCGGCGAGGACGACATCGCGCGGATGGCGGAGGCGGCGACGCTGGAGCGGCGCGCGACGCACCTTTTCAAAGAGCTCAAGGAGGAGCTGCCCCTGAAGCTGGTGGACGTCTCCGCAGCGGTGGGCGGCGACTCCGTCACCTTCTTCTTCACCACCCCGGAGAAGGTGGACTACCGGCGGCTGGTGGCGATTCTGGCCCGGCGCCTCGAGATCCGCATAGACATGCGCCAGATAGGCGTCCGCGACGAGGCCCGGCGCCTGGGCGGATACGCCTCCTGCGGCCGGGAGCTATGCTGCGCCAACTGGCTGCGCACCTTCGATCCGGTGACCATCAAAATGGCCAAGCAGCAGAACCTCGTGCTCAACCCCAACCGCATCTCGGGCCTGTGCGGCCGGCTCATGTGCTGCCTGGCCTACGAGTACGACTATTACATGGACGCCGTGAAAAGGCTGCCCCGCAGCGGCAGCCGGGTCACCCTCGCCGACGGCGCCGAGGTAGTCGTGCGCCAGGTGAACGCCGTCAAGGGCACCCTGGTGGTCGAGCGCGCCGACGGCACCCGCGAGGAGCTCACCCCGGACCGCCTCGCCGTGGACGAGGGGGAGGCCGGTTGAGATGAAACGAACCGAGCGAACCGAGCGAAGCGAGCTCTGCCCCTGGCAAACCGAGCTACGACCCCGGCGAACCGGGTGATGCTTGAAGTAAAAAAAGCTGCGGCCGTGTCGGTCCTTCGCGCATGTTGGCGATTTGGAAGGGAATCAAGGGGAGCAGGGTTGAAATGAACCGAGCGAACCGAGCGAACCGAGCGAACCGAGCTCTGCCCCCGGCAAACCGAGCTACGCCCCCGGCAAACCGAGCTACGCCCCCGGCAAACCGAGCTACGCCCCCGGCGAAACGAGCTACGCCCCCGGCAAAACGAGCCGCGGCCGTGTCGGTCCTTCTTTTGGCGTTGACGCTCGCGGCGGGTTGCGGGCATCGGGCGGGGCTGGACGATTACCGGGACTTCGCCCACCGGGCGGCGCAGGGCGGGCTCTGGCGCGAGGCGCTCGACCGCTGGCAACACGCCGACGAGCTGGCCCACGAAGACCCAGGCATACTTAACAACCTGGCGGTGGCCCACGAGGCGCTGGGGGACACCCTGGCGGCGCAGGAGCTCTACGAGAAGGCCGTGGCCCTCGCGCCCGACGACGACGAGCTCCGCGGCAACCTCCTCGCCTTCCGCAAGGCCCACCCCGAGCTCTACCCCCAGGAGGAAACCGATGAGGAGGATTAGACCGCTCATACTCCTCGTCGCCCTGGCGCTCCCGGGCTGCCGCAGCTCGGACGAGCTGACCATCGAGCTGCGGGCCGAGGGCGAGCTGGACCCCACGGCCTACCCGACCCTGGCGGTGATGGATTTCGCGTACGGCGGGG from bacterium harbors:
- the ricT gene encoding regulatory iron-sulfur-containing complex subunit RicT, with product MRLYTEFRLREDRLRLLGHYDGEKPNRGDCYRVVVDGRERFAEVTRTGVPLVEKSEYHLPCRVIGPIGEDDIARMAEAATLERRATHLFKELKEELPLKLVDVSAAVGGDSVTFFFTTPEKVDYRRLVAILARRLEIRIDMRQIGVRDEARRLGGYASCGRELCCANWLRTFDPVTIKMAKQQNLVLNPNRISGLCGRLMCCLAYEYDYYMDAVKRLPRSGSRVTLADGAEVVVRQVNAVKGTLVVERADGTREELTPDRLAVDEGEAG
- a CDS encoding tetratricopeptide repeat protein, translated to MSVLLLALTLAAGCGHRAGLDDYRDFAHRAAQGGLWREALDRWQHADELAHEDPGILNNLAVAHEALGDTLAAQELYEKAVALAPDDDELRGNLLAFRKAHPELYPQEETDEED